The Gloeocapsa sp. PCC 73106 genome has a window encoding:
- a CDS encoding chlorophyll a/b-binding protein, whose translation MENQEAKVGFTQFAETWNGRLAMLGFVIGIATELLTGQGILSQIGLM comes from the coding sequence ATGGAAAATCAAGAAGCAAAAGTTGGATTTACTCAATTCGCCGAAACTTGGAATGGGCGGCTAGCTATGCTAGGTTTCGTTATTGGAATTGCTACTGAACTTTTAACAGGTCAAGGAATCTTATCTCAAATAGGTTTAATGTAG
- a CDS encoding pentapeptide repeat-containing protein: MLNKLSRLLILTLLILAIANPVWSLDKLPNSLRFDNRDLRGESFANQNLQTVEFTKVKLQGVNFANADLIGVVFNSTALDQANLQGVDFSQGIAYLTSFDGVDLRDALLVEALLLRSTFKDTKISGADFSSAVLDQDQLDKLCSYADGVNSKTGVKTRESLGCP, encoded by the coding sequence ATGTTAAACAAATTATCCAGATTACTGATACTCACACTTTTAATATTAGCGATCGCCAATCCGGTTTGGAGTTTAGATAAACTGCCCAACAGCTTAAGATTTGACAATAGGGATCTACGCGGCGAAAGTTTTGCCAACCAAAATCTACAAACCGTCGAATTCACCAAAGTTAAACTACAAGGCGTTAATTTCGCTAACGCTGACTTAATCGGAGTAGTTTTTAACAGCACCGCTCTAGATCAAGCCAATCTCCAAGGCGTTGATTTTAGTCAAGGAATCGCTTATTTAACTAGCTTTGATGGCGTCGATTTAAGGGATGCTCTTCTGGTGGAAGCCTTATTATTACGTTCTACTTTTAAAGATACTAAAATTTCTGGAGCCGATTTTAGCTCCGCTGTTTTAGATCAAGATCAATTAGATAAACTCTGTAGTTACGCCGACGGTGTCAACAGTAAAACCGGGGTAAAAACACGCGAATCCTTGGGCTGTCCCTAG